The Bradyrhizobium oligotrophicum S58 genome contains the following window.
CTGCCGCTGTCGCTGGTGCTCGCGCCGCTGCTGTATCTCGCCGCCGATGCCCGCGACTGGGCGCTGATCGTGGCCTCGATCGGCATCGTCATGGGCGCGTTCGGCCAGGTCACCGTCAACGACGCGATGGTCGGCAAGTACACTGCGGAAGAGTGGCGCTCACGCGCCTATGCCGTGCGCTATTTCATCGGCTTCACGGCTGCCGGCGCCTCCGTCGGTCTCGTCGCCTGGCTGTATGAGCGCGGCGGCTTCGTCACCATGCTGCAGGCCTTCGCCGCGCTGTGCCTGGTCGCGATCATCGCTGCGCTGATCCTGCCGCCGGAGCTTCCGGCGGCGCAGGCCGCGCTGCAGGCGGCGCCGGCGGAGTGAGGATGCGATGGTGATCGTCGCAACGCAACGGATGCTGCTCCGCAGCGTGCGTGCGGCCTTGCATTGGGCCGTGCGCGCGCCATGATGACCGCCGACGCAACGAGGAGGGGACGATGGGCCAGTGGCGCGGGCTGCGGGCGGCAGCGCTGGCCGTCGTAGCAGTCATGATCGCATCGTCTCACGTCAGTGCTGCCGAGCTCAGGGACGAGATCGCACCGACCGGCCGGCTGCGGGTGGCGATCGCGATCAGCCCGGCGGGCGGCGCGTTCTGGTCGACCAGGACCGAAAGCGGCTATGCCGGAGTTCCCGTCGATCTCGGCCGCGCGATGGCGGACAAGCTCGGCGTGCCCGTCGACTACGTCGTGCACCAGAATTCCGGTCAGATCACCGATGCCGCCGCCAAGGGCACCTGGGACGTCACCTTCCTGCCGAAGGACCCCGAGCGCGAGACGAAGATGGCGTTCGGGCCGATCTACGAGGTCGCGGACGCGACCTACATCGTCAAGGCGGGCTCGAGCGTGACGAATTTCGCGACGCTCGATCAGCCCGGCATCAAGGTCGCCGCCGTCAACAACACCACGACCATGCGCGGCGCGATCGCGCATCTGAAGAACGCCGGCGTGACCGGCTATCAGACCTATGACGAGATCTTCGGCCTGCTGCAGCGGGGCGAGATCGACGCCTTCGCGCTGTCGCGCGACCAGCTCAACGCGCTGGCGAAGAAGCTGCCGGGCACGCGGGTGCTCGACGAGACCTTCAAGAAGACGGTGACCGCGGTCGCCGTGCCTCCGGGCCACCCGCAGGCGCTGGCCTTCGTCACCAGCTTCATGACCGAGGCGGCCACCAACGGCCTGCTGCGCAAGGCCTATGACGACAACGGGCTGAAGGAGACGCCGCTGAGGACTCACTAGATCTGGCAAGACCGGCGCTATCGATAAGAATGCCAGGTCGAACAACAACGACGATCGTGTTCATGAGAGGAGAATTTGCTGACCGCGCTGATCCACCCAAATTTCCTCAGTTGCCAAGCCTTCCCCAGCGGCGCAGCCTCAATCGATACGCATGCGTCATACTGACAAATCCGTGCTCATCGTCCTGCATCGGCGGCGCCCATGGATCTGAACATATTGGGGATCGACCGATGATCATCCGTTACACAAGGATGCTCGTACTTGGGGTGGCTGCCGTGGCCGCCTTCGCTGCAGCGCAGGCGCTGGCGCAGACCGACGCGCAGCGCAATGCAATCAAGTCGGCGTGCCGGTCGGACTACATGTCGAACTGCGCGAGCGTGCCGCCCGGCGGCGCCGCGGCCTTCCAGTGCCTGCAGAAGAACATGGCCAGCCTGTCGTCATCATGCCAGACCGCCGTGAAGGCGCTCGAGCCCGCTGCGGAGGCGAAGCCCGCGGTCGATGCAAAGCCGGCGGCCGCGTTGCCGGCTGCGAGCAAACCTGTGGCCGTTGAGGCACCCAAGCTCGCCGCTGAGCCTCCGAAGGCCGCCGCGCAGCCCGCGGCGCCTGCTCAGGCCGCAACGGCTGCCAAACCTGAATCGCCGAAACCGCCGGCATCAGCCGTGGCGGCACCGGCCGCCAAGCCGAACGAGGCGCAGGTCGCGGCCATCCGCAGCGCCTGCAGCTCCGACTATCCCAAGGTCTGCAGCAGCGTACCGCCGGGCGGCGCTGGCGCGCTGCAGTGCCTGGAGCAGAACAAGGCGAAGGTGTCGGCATCCTGCGGCAAGGCCATCGCGACTGCCAATGGTACCAGCGCGCCGGCGGCCGCGAGCGCAACACCGGCTGCCGCTCCGGTGACCACAGCCGTTGGTACGCCGGCTGCGGCTCCGGCAGCGCCCACGATGGTGCTGCGGCCGCTGCGTCCGCTCGAAGAATTGCGCATCGTCAGGGCGGCCTGCGGCTCGGATGCGCGTGCATTCTGCAGCGGGATCGAGCCGGGCGGCGGCCGGGTCGCGCAGTGCCTCGCAGCCAATGCCAGTGCATTGTCGCCTGGCTGCAAAGGCATGCTCGCGCAATTCGCCGCCAATCGGTAACCGGGTCGGTTGCCGGCTCGCGGTCTCGGCAGATGCACGAAAATGGTGCGACTGGATCGATCCACCCAAATTGTCACAGTTGCCAGGCTGCAGTGGTCCAGGCAGATTTCCATCAGGGTGGATATTTAACTAATGAGATATTGGTCTTCAGGAGTTCGACAATGCGCCGCATTTTATCACGTATCACTTTTTCAACTCTTTGCGGGCTGTTCGGCCTGGTATTGATGCCTTTCCTGTCGATGTCGGATGCCAACGCCGTCGTCTGCGCGCGCGGTGTGGTGCGTGCCGGTTGTGCCGGCGCCGCGGGCGCAGTCGTCGTCCGCAAGCCGCCCGTTGCTGCGGCGGCATGCCGGACCGTGCTCGTCAACGGCGTCTGGGTCCGGCGCTGCGTTTAAGGCCCGTTTAATCTGTTTTCGGTATCGACTTATTCGAAACGGTAATTGCGACGCGTAAGTTTTGCGCGTCGCATGCTGCTTTGCATCAGCAAGGTAAGCTGTATTTAACTGTGCTCCCGGCAAGGTGCGGCTCGTACCAACTTGCAATCCGATGGGAGAGGGCCATGGCGTTTTGGCGCTGGCTGCGTGACGCAGCCCTGGCAGCTGCAGTAATCACGTTTGTCGGCAACACGGCTGGCGCGGCCGGCTTGAAGGAAGAAATCGCGCCGACCGGCAAGCTGCGGGTCGCCATTGCTGTCGGCCCGGCCGGCGGCGCCTTCTGGTGCGTCAAGTCGGACAGCGGCTATGCAGGCGTGCCGATCGAGCTCGGCAAAGCGATGGCTGCGCAGGTCGGCGTGCCCGTCGAGTTCGTCGAGCACCAGAATTCCAATACGATCACGGACGCCGGCGCGCAGGGGACCTGGGACGTGGCGTTCATGCCGAAGGACGCAGATCGCGAGACCAAGGTCTCGTTCGGCCCGGTCTACGATTCGGTCGAAACCACCTTCATCATTCGCGCAGGTCTCGATGTTCCAAACATCGCCGCGCTCGACCAGGCTGGCCACGAGGTCGCGGCCATCAATGATACGACGGTCATGCGCGGCGCGAAGGCGTTTCTGAAAAAGGCGACCGTCACCGGCTTCAAGTCCTACGAGGAGGTCTATGCGCTACTCAGCGCGGGCGAGATCGATGCGCTGGCGCTGGCGCGCGATCAACTGAATCTCATCGCCAAGCAGGTGCCCGGAACCAAGGTGCTGGCCGAGACCTTCAAGAAGACGGACACTGCGGTCGCGGTGCCGCCGAAGCATCCGCAGTCACTCGCCTTCGTCACCAAGTTCATGACGGAGTCCAAGGCGAACGGCCTGCTCAAGAAGGCCTATGGCGCCAACAATCTGAGCGAATCCACGTTGCTGACGCAGTGACCGCGTCGACTTGCGCCCGAGGCCGCTTGCCGCACTCTCCCCACGCCGCACGGCGGGGGAGAGGCGATCGTCTCCGCAGCGCCCGGTCTGTATCAGTTCGGCGCTCGCCTCACGATCGGATCGAGGCCGCTTTCCGCGATGACGTGACGCGCATCCGGTGATCCCAGGAACTTGATCAGGGCCTTGCCGGCCTCGGGCTCCTTGGAGGCCGTGGCAATGCCGGCGGAGAACACGGTGATCTTCTGCAGTCCGGCCGGCAGCGGCCCGACGATGTCGATGCCCTTCACCGGTTTGAGCTCGCTGATCTGCTGAAAGCCGATCTCCGCTTCGCCTTGGGCGACGATCTCGCCGACGGGGGTCGCCGGAATCATCCGCGCCTTGCCCTTCATTTCCTCCTTGATGCCGAGCTTGTCGAACATCTCCGTCGAGACGTAGACGCCGCTGGCGCTGTCGGAATAGGCGATGGTCTTGGCAGCGATCAGCATGCGCTTCACGGCGTCGGCGTTCGAAATGTCGGGATGCGGCGTTCCCGACTTCACGGCCACGCCGATCGGCGAATTCGCAAGCTCGACATAACTGTCGGGCATCACCTTGCCTCTGGTGGTGAGATCACTGAGCGCATAGCCGACCATGATCAGCACGTCGGCCGGCTCGCCGCGTTCGAGGCGGACCGGGATCGCATTCGCCGTCGTTCCCATCGACGGGCCGTAGGCGATCGTGACCTTGTTGCCGGAGCGACGCTCGAACTCGGGCACCAGGGACTTGAACGCGGCCGTCATGCCGCCGGAGATCATCAC
Protein-coding sequences here:
- a CDS encoding extracellular solute-binding protein; translation: MTFSTRLRTVGLAVSAAIVLTTATQAAEIHVMISGGMTAAFKSLVPEFERRSGNKVTIAYGPSMGTTANAIPVRLERGEPADVLIMVGYALSDLTTRGKVMPDSYVELANSPIGVAVKSGTPHPDISNADAVKRMLIAAKTIAYSDSASGVYVSTEMFDKLGIKEEMKGKARMIPATPVGEIVAQGEAEIGFQQISELKPVKGIDIVGPLPAGLQKITVFSAGIATASKEPEAGKALIKFLGSPDARHVIAESGLDPIVRRAPN
- a CDS encoding transporter substrate-binding domain-containing protein — translated: MGQWRGLRAAALAVVAVMIASSHVSAAELRDEIAPTGRLRVAIAISPAGGAFWSTRTESGYAGVPVDLGRAMADKLGVPVDYVVHQNSGQITDAAAKGTWDVTFLPKDPERETKMAFGPIYEVADATYIVKAGSSVTNFATLDQPGIKVAAVNNTTTMRGAIAHLKNAGVTGYQTYDEIFGLLQRGEIDAFALSRDQLNALAKKLPGTRVLDETFKKTVTAVAVPPGHPQALAFVTSFMTEAATNGLLRKAYDDNGLKETPLRTH
- a CDS encoding transporter substrate-binding domain-containing protein — protein: MAFWRWLRDAALAAAVITFVGNTAGAAGLKEEIAPTGKLRVAIAVGPAGGAFWCVKSDSGYAGVPIELGKAMAAQVGVPVEFVEHQNSNTITDAGAQGTWDVAFMPKDADRETKVSFGPVYDSVETTFIIRAGLDVPNIAALDQAGHEVAAINDTTVMRGAKAFLKKATVTGFKSYEEVYALLSAGEIDALALARDQLNLIAKQVPGTKVLAETFKKTDTAVAVPPKHPQSLAFVTKFMTESKANGLLKKAYGANNLSESTLLTQ